In the Anastrepha obliqua isolate idAnaObli1 chromosome 1, idAnaObli1_1.0, whole genome shotgun sequence genome, one interval contains:
- the LOC129236465 gene encoding uncharacterized protein LOC129236465, producing MSHQCSCGRDLNNNYVSYTSAYANGSSSLDREASSSLSGSGVGGGSKSAMSGKTTQLTAKVMFGTVGAIKDLREKEKSRHATTRATDRRN from the coding sequence ATGTCACATCAGTGCAGTTGTGGTCGTGATCTCAACAACAACTATGTCTCCTATACGAGCGCCTACGCTAATGGCAGCTCAAGTCTGGATCGTGAAGCGAGCAGCAGCCTTTCGGGCAGCGGCGTCGGTGGTGGCAGCAAATCAGCCATGTCAGGCAAAACTACCCAGCTGACGGCGAAAGTGATGTTCGGTACAGTGGGCGCAATTAAGGATCTGCGCGAGAAGGAAAAGTCGCGGCATGCGACTACGCGTGCCACCGATCGGCGCAATTGA